In the Rhodothermales bacterium genome, ATCTCGCCGAGGCCGTCCCCCGAGAGCGGCTATTCCTGGCCCAGAACACACTCGACACCGACACGCTGTTCGCGCTCCGGCGTCGCCTCGAAACGGAAGGCCGATGCGCCGTGCGCCGACGCCTCGGCATCGAGGACGGCCGGCCGGTGTATGTCTACATGGCGCAACTGATCGCGGACAAAGGCCCGCGTGACCTGCTGGAGATCTTCGGCCGGCTCCGCCGCGAGGGGCCGGCGATGCTCTACGTGATCGGGGGCGGTCCCCAGGAGGCCTCCATGAAGCGGCAGGTGGCGCGGATGGGGCTCGCCGATGTGCATTTCCTCGGCGCGATGCCTCATTTCGAGACCTCCGCGCCCTACCTCTTCGCCGCGGATGCGCTCCTCATGCCCGGCTACGTCGGGCTCGTCATCAACCACGCCTTCGCGATGGGCCTGCCGATCGTGGCACCCGAGCCGCCGCCGGACCGGCTCTTCCACGCGCCCGAAATCGAGTCGCTCGTGCCCGGTGAAAACGGCATGCTGGCCCGCTGGAACGATCCGGCGGACTTCGCGCAGGCGACGCGTCACGTCCTGGCGCACCGCGACGCGTTCTCGCGCCGCGCGATCGACTACGCCGAGCGGCATCTGACGCTCGACGGCATGGTCGACGGCATGGTCGACGCGATCCGCTACGCCGAGGCACGGCGCCCATAGGCCCGAAATGCGAAACAATCTTTTCAGCAGCGCACGACGCATCGGCGCTTCTTTTGTACTTTCAGGCGTGACGCCCCCAGGTATCTCTCGAGCCGGCCGCTAACGACCGTTCACACTGCCCCGATCCCACGACATGTCCCGCGCATCCCGTCCGATACGCCGTCTTTGCGTGCAGTGGGCCCGGCTTGGACCGTACCACCTCGCCCGGCTCGCCGCGGCTCACGCGCGCGCCGTGGCCGACGGACGCCAGATCGTGGCACTCGAAACCGCCAGCGGCGACGCGACCTACGCCTGGGTCCGCGAGTCCGCGCAAACGCCTTTTCCCCGCGAGATCGTCTTCCCCGACCGGGTTTTCGAGGAGATCGACGCCGCGACCATCCATCGGGGCATCATCGCGGCGCTCGACCGGATCGATCCGGATGCCGTCGCCATCACGAGCTACAGCACCCCCGACGCCCGCGCTTGCCTGCTCTGGTGTCGAAAAAAGGGCCGGCCCGCCATCCTCATGACGGAGACCAAGGAGGACGATGCCGACCGGATCGGCTGGCGCGAGGCCGTCAAACGATCGCTCGTCGGGCTCTACGACGCGGCGCTCGTGGGCGGCTCGCCGCACCAGGCCTACTTCGAGAAACTGGGGGTGCCGCCGGCATCCGTGTTCCAGGGGTTCGATGCGGTCGACAACCGCTTCTTCGCCGACGGGGCGGATGCCGCGCGTCGTTCGCCGGCGGCCTGGGCGCATCTCCCCGGCCTCGCCGATCCTGCCCCCTACTTCCTGGCCTCCAACCGCTTCGTGGCCCGAAAAAACCTCGACCGGCTGGTGCGCGCCTACGGGGCGTATCGCCGGCAGACCGCCACGCCCTGGCGGCTCCTCCTGCTGGGCGACGGCGCGGAGCGTCCGGCACTGGAAGCGCTTCTGCGCCGTGAAGCCATCGAGGGCGTCGTTTTTTGCGGCTTCAGACAGATCGACGAGCTGCCGGCCTACTACGGCCTCGCCGGCGCCTTCGTCCACCCCGCCCTCGTAGAGCAGTGGGGACTGGTCGTGAACGAGGCCATGGCCGCCGGCCTGCCCGTGCTCGTATCCGAGCGGGCCGGTTGCGCCCGCGATTTGATCCGGAACGGGGTCGACGGCTACACGTTCGATCCCACCGACACCCCGGAACTCACCCGGCTCCTGGGCCTCGTGGCCGGCGACACGGCAGACCGCGCGGCCATGGGCGCCGCAGCCCGCGAGACGATCGCGCTGTGGTCGCCCGACCGCTTCGCGCGCGGACTCTGGGACGCCGCCGAGTACGCCGGCAGCCGGCCTCCCGCCTCCGCACCCATCGGCGACGCATTGCTATGGACCATCCAGCGCCTCGGCCGGCGCGTCCATTCCTTTCATTCCCTGCGTGACTGATGCGCATCCTCGTGCACGACTACGGCGGTTACGCCTTTCCCTTCCAGCTCAGCCTGGAACTCGCTCGCCGGGGACACTTCGTCAGCCATGCCTTCTGCGCCGACCTCGTCACGACCCCGCCGGGCGTGCCCGAGGAGGGCGACGAGCCGATCAACCTGTCGGTGGACGCCCTCTCACTCGGCGCTCCGCTCCAGAAATACGATTTTGTCACCCGCTGGAAGCAGGAACGCGCCTACGGCCGGCTCATCGCCGATCACGCGGAGGCGTTCGGACCGGATATCGTGTTGTCCGCCAATACCCCGCTCGACGCCCAGCGCCGCCTCCAGGCCTGGTGCCGCGGCCTCCGCATCCCGTTCGTGTTCTGGCTGCAGGATATGCTGGGGCTCGCCGCGCACCGCATCCTGAGCGCGCGCATCCCGATCGCCGGCAACCTGATCGGCCGGTATTACATGCGGATGGAGCGCCGGCTTCTCGCCGCGAGCACAACCGTCGTGGCCATCACGCCGGCTTTTTTGCCGCCCTTGCAGGACTGGGGCATCGAGGACGCGCGGATTCAGGTCATCGAGAACTGGGCGCCGCTCGACCGCCTCTCGGTGCGCCCCAAAGCGAATGCGTGGAGCCGGCGTCATGGTCTCGACCAGACGTTCAACTTCCTGTACGCCGGCACGCTGGGGATGAAACACAACCCCGAACGGCTCCTCGCCCTGGCGCGGGAAACCCGGGACGACGAAGCGGTGCGTGTGGTGGTCGCCTCGCAGGCTCAGGGGGCCGACTGGCTTCGGGAGCGCGCCGTCGCCGAAGGACTGCGGCATCTGATCGTCCTCCCCTATCAGGCTGTGGATGACCTGCCGGACCTGCTCGCCGCCGGCGACGTGCTGGTGGCGTTGCTCGAGGCGGATGCGGGGCTGTATTCCGTCCCTTCCAAGGTCATGGCCTACCTCTGCGCCGAGCGCCCGCTGCTCCTCGCCGTGCCCGCGCACAACGACGCCGCCCGCATCGTCCAGCAGACCGAATCCGGCCTCGTGGTGGACCCGGCCGACGCCGGCGGCTTCATCGCCGCGGCGCAGCAGCTCAGGGCGGCTACGGAACAACGCCGTGCCATGGGCATCAACGCACGGCGTTACGCGGAGGAGACGTTCGATCCGGGCCGTATCGCCGATCGATTCGAGTCCCTGCTCGCCGATGCCGCCAACCCGCCCGCCTAGTCCCATGCCCCGAGTCTGTATCGCCGGCTACTTCCCGCCGCCCATCACGGGACAGACCCTGGCCACGGAGCGGCTCGCCGCCCTGCTTGAGGACGAGTTCGCGGTGACCCGCGTGCCGCTCAACCGGGAACGCCAGGAAGCCGTGGAGACGGCACCCGGCTTCCGGCTCAGCAAGGTGCGAGGATATATCGAGGGCGGCGGCGCGTTGCGCGCGGCGCTCCGCGCCACGACGCCGGACGTCCTGCTCTGGCCGTCCATTTCGCCCCAGACCATCGGGCACCTCCGGGATCTCCTGACGGTGGCGCCGGCCCTATCGCGGGTCCGCCGGCGCTACGGCGTCGTCCACTGGGGTAACTTCCAGACCCTGTATGCGTCCCCGCTGACGCGGTATTCCGCGACCTGGCTGAGCAAACGGCTCGACGGGCTCGTCTTCCTCAACGCCGACCTCGCCGGCGCCTGCGCGGGCTGGCTTCCGGACACGCCGCGCCACGTAATCCCCAACACCATCGACGACGCCCTGTTGTTCGATGAGGCGGCCATCGCCGAAAAACAGCGCGCGCGCCGGAGCCGGCGCTCGCTGCGCATCCTCTTTCTCAGCAACATGATCGCCTCGAAGGGCTACCTGGATGTCGTGGAGGCGGCCGACCTGCTCCGACGCGACGGCATCCC is a window encoding:
- a CDS encoding glycosyltransferase; this encodes MAEPPVFYFARMLPAYRHAVMERLNERLDGRLVVVYGQPPAGNPVLSKEVTGSFRRVVRHNLWFRDTTLHAQFFQDVFKTYGDPSAIIAEESPRSLTLPWLLRYARTRGAARVLWGMFFSMKRPLGSLHLFDRYRLNLARSVEACICYSRRTRDHLAEAVPRERLFLAQNTLDTDTLFALRRRLETEGRCAVRRRLGIEDGRPVYVYMAQLIADKGPRDLLEIFGRLRREGPAMLYVIGGGPQEASMKRQVARMGLADVHFLGAMPHFETSAPYLFAADALLMPGYVGLVINHAFAMGLPIVAPEPPPDRLFHAPEIESLVPGENGMLARWNDPADFAQATRHVLAHRDAFSRRAIDYAERHLTLDGMVDGMVDAIRYAEARRP
- a CDS encoding glycosyltransferase, whose amino-acid sequence is MSRASRPIRRLCVQWARLGPYHLARLAAAHARAVADGRQIVALETASGDATYAWVRESAQTPFPREIVFPDRVFEEIDAATIHRGIIAALDRIDPDAVAITSYSTPDARACLLWCRKKGRPAILMTETKEDDADRIGWREAVKRSLVGLYDAALVGGSPHQAYFEKLGVPPASVFQGFDAVDNRFFADGADAARRSPAAWAHLPGLADPAPYFLASNRFVARKNLDRLVRAYGAYRRQTATPWRLLLLGDGAERPALEALLRREAIEGVVFCGFRQIDELPAYYGLAGAFVHPALVEQWGLVVNEAMAAGLPVLVSERAGCARDLIRNGVDGYTFDPTDTPELTRLLGLVAGDTADRAAMGAAARETIALWSPDRFARGLWDAAEYAGSRPPASAPIGDALLWTIQRLGRRVHSFHSLRD
- a CDS encoding glycosyltransferase family 4 protein encodes the protein MRILVHDYGGYAFPFQLSLELARRGHFVSHAFCADLVTTPPGVPEEGDEPINLSVDALSLGAPLQKYDFVTRWKQERAYGRLIADHAEAFGPDIVLSANTPLDAQRRLQAWCRGLRIPFVFWLQDMLGLAAHRILSARIPIAGNLIGRYYMRMERRLLAASTTVVAITPAFLPPLQDWGIEDARIQVIENWAPLDRLSVRPKANAWSRRHGLDQTFNFLYAGTLGMKHNPERLLALARETRDDEAVRVVVASQAQGADWLRERAVAEGLRHLIVLPYQAVDDLPDLLAAGDVLVALLEADAGLYSVPSKVMAYLCAERPLLLAVPAHNDAARIVQQTESGLVVDPADAGGFIAAAQQLRAATEQRRAMGINARRYAEETFDPGRIADRFESLLADAANPPA
- a CDS encoding glycosyltransferase family 4 protein — translated: MPRVCIAGYFPPPITGQTLATERLAALLEDEFAVTRVPLNRERQEAVETAPGFRLSKVRGYIEGGGALRAALRATTPDVLLWPSISPQTIGHLRDLLTVAPALSRVRRRYGVVHWGNFQTLYASPLTRYSATWLSKRLDGLVFLNADLAGACAGWLPDTPRHVIPNTIDDALLFDEAAIAEKQRARRSRRSLRILFLSNMIASKGYLDVVEAADLLRRDGIPFELRMIGRWIDPEDRRAFEQRVAGDLAASITHLGAVSDRAAIRGHHAWADVFLFPTYYPTEAQPLVLLEAMSAGTPVVTTAHAGIPAMFAPEGEAVFVPPRAPRALAEAVRSLTDPDAWMARSRGVRARFESDFSPEAVRRRWRDLIASPSGGGRA